The Agelaius phoeniceus isolate bAgePho1 chromosome 2, bAgePho1.hap1, whole genome shotgun sequence region GTTCCCCCTCCCTGGCATGGCAGGCAGAGTCCTTAGTCCATGCTTTCAACCACCTTCAGCAGTCCTGGCAGGGAGGATTTCCCTTGGCTTCAGCAGCATCACCACAACAGGCCCAGCCCCAGACAACTGACCTCTTCAACAGCTCCCATGTATTACACAACTACTTCCCAGGTTTTGTCCTGTAATCCCATGATCTCACAAAGGCTGGTACAGTGTCATCCCATCATAACTCAGAAATTTCTCAAGGAACAATAGCCAGCAACACTAAAAAAAACAAGAACATCATACCAGACAAGAGTAGCCTTAAAGGCAAGAGTGCAGCACACAAGACTGGCTCCTGTGTCATCTCATTTGGTGAAAACACCCAAGTTGGAGCTCTTAGAAAGACTAAGAATTACTTAACCTCTCATATGAATCAAGCGCTGGTGCAACTAAATTGCAAATATTTATACCTTAAGAAGTGTTGGATGTTAAACTTACAACTATTTTTCCTATTCTGTGCTTTCTAGATGTACATCTCCCAAAATGCCTGACCTTGCAATCAGCATGTGTTGCAGGTTCAGCTGCCAACAGAAGCAGAAAAGCCAGTGCTGGACTTCTCACAGGTGTGTCTGCAGAACCCTTTGGTCACAAACAAAACTGAGAGTGTAGCCTGTTTGTCTCTTCCCAGTCCTGAGGGAAGACTACATACTGGCCCTGGAATTGTGTTAATGACTAGAAGGTTTCTAATtatacacattttaaaataccaCAGCTCAGGTGCTGTTTAGTCTCTGACACTGGTAGGTGTCTGCAAGCCACTGGCAAACCCAAAAGATTACAACCCTTAGTAGGGCCTGTAGCAATAGGAAAAGGAGTAATGATTTTAAACCACAAAAGGACAGGTGCAGACTAGATACAAGGAAGACATTTTGACAATGAGGTTGGTAAAATACTGCAACAGGTGTTGCACCTGTTGCACCACCCAGAGAGGTGGTAGGTGCCCCATCTGTGGAAATATTCAAGTTTTGATTGGACAGAGCAACCTGATCAAACTGAAGACCTACCTGCTCAATGCATGGGGAAGTAGACTAGATGACATttaaagatcccttccaacccaaacctatgattattttatttaatgctGAGTGGTTTCTCTCTCAAGCCATTCTTCCCCACTACATGTGTACTATGAATTAActtgaaagcagaaaataaagctACTGCTCTGCAGGAATTTGCTCAATAGGAtgaacttctgaaaaaaaaaaaaagtgctttaaaTACATTTagtaaaaatttaatttattatttatttaggaATTTTCTCCCTATGTATGGAACAACTGTGATTTGGGTGGGACAGAGAGAGGCAGTGACAAAGAATAAGAACCACCAACCCTTAGTTTTAGAAAATTGTACCAGAGGCACCCAAAACGAAGATGGAGTCCCCACACAGGAGCtcacaaaactgaaaatatgCAAGCTGCATCCTTGGGCTTCAGTGGTTGGCTGGTTTTGGAAGGAATGGGGGCATCTCAGGTTGTGTTTAAAAACTAGAAGTTCTTCACTCTGCCTCAGTTCAGTGTGAGCTCCTGGGTCACTACGTGCATTTTTGTAGCTGAGAGGGTTGGGAAACTCCAGGAGCTGTATTAAGTGTTAGCCACACCTTTTTACTGCAGTCAGGAGAGAAACCTGTACCTCATTATTGCTCCTTCATGGGCCTCTTACTCCACAAAAGGCagtttcttcccttcctcctgcattAGCCTGTTTCACATCAGAAAACACCAGTCTTCACTTCCCTCCAGGTAGAGGTAATTACTACTCCAGGTAGCAATGTCATGCATAGCTGATAAAAAtcaaagctgcagctctgcctgagaACAACTAAGGAGTGGGAAAAGAGACAGACACAGATGCTGAACACAATGAGACCGCTAAAGGCACCAAAAAGAGGTTTTTACAAAAATACAGACAAAATAAGATTGatttcttccccaaaacccacctatattaaaaagaattacaagggaaaaatggaaggaaagaaaaaaaattcctcctgcAACTTGCAATTAgaacagccagagctgggataCTGCTTGTTAACACATGAAAGCCCACTATGGAAGAAGAATTCTCATTAATAAAGTCTCCAAATGAACAGTACATATCCACAGTGATTTTAATAGTTCAGCTTCTGAATCATATGCTGTCAAGTCTGACATAAAAAGATTGCAATTGATTTATTAgctacaaatataaatatacctggattttctttttttccttaagaataAAAAAGTACTGTGTGTTCAGTCTTCCAAAGTCAGAATCGTAAGGGAAAAGATCATCATATGAAAGTTTTCAAGAGTACACCAACAGATCATTTACATGCAACATGAAATGGCAAGTCACTAAAAATCAGAATCTTTCAAATCTGTCCAAATGATTGTCACTACCCATTCTAATAACACACCACTTGTCTTCAGAGCCCATGGAAACCGGCAAGTCTTAATCCATAATTTCACTTGCATTCCCATTTTTTTATACATAGAGCTTCCCAGAAGCCTTTCATGGTCAGAAGatttattgtttcttttcttttctttttttaatacgCCGTTTTAGTCTACTTATTCCTTGACTTTTCCTTTCTGGTCAACTGCAAGCAGTTCATAGTCCTCATTTTGCTGGAGTGAACAATCCCCTCCCCTTTTCTATGTCACATAGATGGTTCAGGCACAACAACCTGATTTTGTCCTTTTGGCTGGCTTGTAGTCCGTGATGTCTACGGTTTGCGGTGGCCCCTCAGCTTTCTGCCGTATGATTATTGGGACTACCATCTCAAACACAGTTTCAAACAGGTAGTCCACCTTGTATCCTGTCTTTGCACTGGTctcaaaacacattttctcaGCTGCTGGAACATCCTTCTCATCTAGCATTTTGTATTTCAGTATCTTTTTATAGAGCGCGATTGCATCCTCTGCACGGACTTGTTTTCGCACCTttgagccacagctggcaccagACTTCCCGGGTCTGTTTTCATCCGGTGCTAAAGCACAGTCATCACTGAGGTCAACTTTATTTCCAACAATAGCAAAAATGCAGTCAGCACTTGCACTGTCTGTCAGAGCCAAGAATCTTTCTTCCAGCTCTGTCAGGCTCTGGAGGCTGTTCACGTCGTACGTGAGGATCACAGCAGCCGCTCCTCTGCAGTACATAGACCCGAGGCCATGGAACTGCTCCCGTCCTGGCAAAGGTTTAAACAGCAAATGTTAGCGTGCTGGAAAACACATTATTAACCAAGTAAGAGAGTTTAAGGAATTTTAAACCAATTTCACAAGTCTGGATGAAGCAGTGAAGATAAAAAGGGGTTATTTGCAGCACTTTcaggtttttccttctgtttttcccTAAGAGAGCAACAGTGCTACAGAACAGCTCTGCTCACTGCTTGCTCAGTCTCAGAGAAGGGAATCTGTAGAGACCAGTGAACAAGGAGGCTCATGCAGCATTCATACTTGCAGAGAGCAAAAAAACCCTGGCTTCTTTTTATTAAATTGCACGCTAGTTGATTTACATCACATTAACTACTACCTTGCTTGCACCCACAGGTGGCCCATCCATCTACCTCACCATTTATAAACAAAAAAGTTCTACTGTTTCAAGTTTTGTTAGAATTTATTACTCCTATAAATCCAGCATGCATTTTCAAGTACATCTAATTCAGAAATCTGTATCAAAATCAGTAATCCACTTTTTCTTAAGTTTTGAAGGATTTTTTAAGTCTGATGCTACATGCCCACAGTTCCCAGGTACCTTGGCTTTACAGGAAAGGTCTCTTGTGGTACCCAGCCTGTAATGATATGCATCTGTCCTTCCACCAGTTTTCACACATTTTTTAGAGTATTAAACACACAATATATAGAAAATCCTAATGCATTCTAAGAGAAATTAATCTTTTAAGTTGTCCTGGTCATTGCTCAATAACCAACAgttaaaacatttctttcagGGACTATCTTCCAAGCACCTTCAAATAAGCTTTGATGGTGTCCTTCAATTTCATTTATTGGAAGACAAAATTGACTCTTCTTTAAATCTTGGGAAGCAAATAATGTTCTTCAGTACTTGCAACAGGACTAAGGGAAATTAGGCAGAAGACaaactgtgctttccttcctattgAGAACTGCTACATTCCCCAAATACTTCCTACCTGAAGAATATGCTGTATGTTTTACTATCCAAGACGGTATcaagaaaaagataaaacacACTAGATTTCAACCAGCCATCAGAGTCAGCCTTAGGTCATTATATAAATGTGaatgaacagagaaaaaaaagagaaaaaagagccAACTACATGTTTcttaacatttaaaaatcaacatCAGTTTCCAACTCTTTTCATATAACCCCTTTGCACAGAGCCTTCATTTATAGAAAATCTGGAAGAGATCTGGTTACATTCATCTTCTGCACAAAGCTACTGACCACCAGGAGCTATTTCATCATCATCAATGATTCATCATTAAATTCTTGTACATGACTGTGGAACAGGAAAGGCAGAAGAAATTAATGCTGAAAAATGGAGGTCAGCACACATTGGGAAAACACATCTGCACATGGACATGCACTCTGTGAAAGGAACAGAGAATCCACCTCCAGTGGGGAACAGAACTGCAGTAAGTCCTTCAATAAACAAACATCAGAACTCTACTCCACAGCTGCCAGAAGAAAGACAGTGCTCATCATTATCAGTAAAATAGATCTGGGAAACCTCAAGCTAGAACATGAAATCCAAATCTCACTGCACTTTTAACACTGAGTGAAACTCTGGCAACTGCCAGAGAGAGAGGTTTGGAAAGGTGCAGAGCTCACTATAAAGAGGGGTAAAAGGAAGCTGGTGAGAATGCTCAGAAGTATGTGAAACATTTACATGAGGAAAAATTGTGGAATCTTTCAGGCTGGCGAATGATTGGAAAAAAGGGCAGAAACAGATGTCTATAAATTCAGGCGTAATgctgagaaaaaataaatagttgTTCCTCAGTTATTTTCTCGTCACACCGAAAATGAGGATTTCACATCAAAAACATGCGTGTAATTTAAATACTTTCCCgcaaagtgaaaaaattggTAATAGCAGTTACCTAACATTGGGGAGGTCAAAAGTTCAGGAAACTGCATTCAGAAAATCATTAGGCAAAGTTTATGGAAAATTGCTTCAGTGAAATTTTGTATAACCTCTGATTTGCTTTCGCTCAgcaaaagaaattctttaaCTCATTATCTGGGAGGTAGGAAAAAAGGAGGTTTAAAAAAATAGCTATACCCTTGTTTAGGTATGTTGAGTAAGGGCAAGGGAGATTGGGATGCAGGGGATGGAGGAGGTCAgtctttttatgcttttttctCCAAACTCATGTTAAAGATGTACTTTCAGTTGCACTGCAACTGAGTCTTTAAATGTCCCCAAGTTTTCAATAGAAGTTTGCACCATGACTGATTTTGTTCTCACCCAAACCCTGATTATACCATGGTCTGGAAACCACAATGGAACATGTATCTCCCCCTGTTCTCCCACTTCAGATGCCTAAGCTATAAAATGCAGCCCCCAGAATTGTTTGCTACAGCAACCAAGCAGTAGAACAATACTATTACTTGTTTTATGGCATTTGTATGCTAATCTAATCTTGCACAGCATAATATAAACCATGACACTTTTACATGGCAACTACCAACTGACTACTTCTATAACTAATACGTTGTTGAAAGGGGGAAAGAAACAGTAAGAATGTACCTTGCATAAGAAACTAATTATATCAAAGGAATGATGGATAGTCTTCTCTGGTCACCCTAACAGCACAATCAACATGCAGAAAAAACTGCATAATGTATTTTTGTAGCAGTTTCCTTGTACAGACCACTTGTGACACTTATGGGCTGGAACAATTCTacatatggaaaaaaaccccaaaactacaCAAATATTTAAACTAACGTATGTCCTCAAGGTGTCAGGCAAAATAGTATCAGACATTAGGATGGAAAACTTACTGCATGAGAACAGCTATCTCCATCTTATAGCcagttattttttcctctggacCCATCTGGTCCCACTCCAAccacatatttttttattaaattagtTAAAGTAAGTGGTAAGCCCTGAAACCAATAATTAAACAATTTTGccttttcaaaaaaataaagttaagaAAGAAGAGTGAAAGAACTATCAAATAATTTGTAGTCAAAGGAATTGCAGGAACCACCAAATCAACCACAAAGGCACAACATCAGGGAAAATTCTGAAAACCAAGCAATCAAAAACTAATTTTCGCTTCCTTCTCATGTCTGTATTTTGCCATGTTTAGAGCAGTTCAACAACCCTGCAGCTGTATCCCTATCTGCAGCACCATCAGCTTTCCAGAAGGTCTTCCATCAAGTATATGAAGACCTGTTGGAGACTTCAGCCACCCAGAGGCAGCACAACCAACAAGCATTTTCCAAGTCCCGCGGTGGTTGTCATAAACAAATCCAAGAGTTTTGAGCCAAATGGACCTCAGTACCATGAAGTTTGTAATAAACCTAACAGAGAAAAAAGGGTAGGAAGACCTTGCAAGAGGCTGGCTTGACAAATAAGCAAGGCTAGATTTAAAGTGTACTAAGACTTGAACTTAAGGCCTCCTACTGCACTTTGACCTCTCAGCTGGaaggcagcagcccctgtgaaTGCTTTCTCTGGATGGGACCACAGCCCATCCAAGCATCCAATCCCTTCCAGCTGTGGGATTCACTGACAACAGCAACCTCAGTGCTGCTCTTGGATCTCTctgcctgctcacagccccTGAGGGTGCTATCCAAAGTAGCCCATGAAGCTGCTGTGGATGTTTATGAGAGCAGAAGCCAGATCTGAATGCTCCTTACCTACCATCTCTTCAAAGGCTTTCACCACAACTTCTGAAGTGGCACAACTTCTACCAGAAGAAGTTTTAAATCTCTCAGTGTCGAGCATGTACAAGAATGCAAAACAGGCTGTTACTTTCAGTCTGGACAGAATAAAACACAACGACTATTAAAGAGCAAAAAAGTCTTCAGTCTTCAATAAAGTACTGAAAAAGTACTGTTTCTACTCTGATATCATAGTCTAAGTGGCAGCACAACTCAGTTCCTAAGGTAAATATGTAGTGGGGGAAAGTACACAAAGGTGGGCTACAGAGGCAGGCAACCATTGCGTTAAAATTGCACAAGATTGTCGAATTGTCCAGGAAGTGCTCAGTCCATTAACCAGGGACCTTCCAAGGATTTTCACTGTGATTTGCACAGTACTGTAATCTGAACAGTAGAGAGGAATTAACAGAAACACAAGGTATCAGCTAGCTTCTGTCTTTCAGATTCCCCTTCTGCTTTATAGGAGTCTGAACTTGAGTGTACACAGCGAGGGAAAGGAACTGTACCCTGGGGAGATAGCtcgaagaggaaagaaaagagaaagtatGACACCCATGACACAGCACAGAAATCAGGATTAGAAAGAAATGAGCTTTGAGGATTCAGCTGCAGTAGATGAAGGTTCAAAGGGTGACCCTTATGCTCTTGAGTTACCTCAGCAGGAACATCCTCTCAATCACAAGGGTAGACAAAGATCCCTTTTGAAAGGGGAACAACATTTCTTTCTGTTCACAGACAAGGCAGTAAAGTGGTGACCCTTTAAAGGACATCAGGGGAAACAATTTTGCTAGGAACTGAGATTTCTATTTGTGCACATATACCAAGCATTGTAATGACTACCAAAGAACAAACAGTAAAGGTCCCTAAAGGTTTCAGGAAAATTCTCCTGCCCACATATGAGTCAGGTTTTGAGAGTGATGAAGTCAGGGTTCTTCATTACCTTGTTCAAGGTTGGTATTTATTTCTTGTAGGTGGCTTTATCATATTTCCCTTGAAGTCAGGAGCTTTGTTAAGAACTGGACTACATCTGTGGTTACTTGgggataaaaaaataaagctttccATCCCAAAGGATTAACAAGGATTACATAAATAGAAATTTGTGGAAACATGAGTCACAAAGGACTGGAGAGTCCAATTTCTACATGTCCAGGAGCTGTCAGAATACATGATTTCCTGATCTGCCAGAAAAATGCCAACATTTGGTTTTTCTTCAAGACAAAATTCCCCATGGAATGATAGTCTGTGAGACAGAGAGAAACTAAATAATTAAACCAACAAATCCAACTAAACAAAAAACTTCAACACAACACCCCCTTCTTCTccccagaaaaaaacaaccaccacAAAAACAATTACAGTTGAGTAACAATAAAATTCATTTCAGCTCCACCTTCACCCAGTATTTTACATTCACAAAGCTGCATTATAGAAGACACTTGCATATGTTGAAGCTTCAGTATGCAACAGATGTCTAGCTCTGCTAAAAAACAAGATGACGTTTATTTTGTTTATACTCATTACTTAGATATGAATCAACATTCATGGCATGAACTGTGCCCTATTTTAGCAGCTTCTATTTAAGTTATTAAAATTAGATGTGTATGTCTTGGCCAAAGCAGAATATAACATAAACACAGGAGAGCAGTGATCTTAATACCCAAAGGGCTTTACTTGCATGTTTTAAAGTAGAAAGAGCTACacatgaaagaagaaaataacaaCCACATGGGTTAAGTGAACAATGAACAAAGGAAAATTCTTTCATAAAGCTCTCCAAAGAGAAAACATCCAAAACAGTCAAGAAAGTGGGCTCAAAGTAATACATGATTGAGACACGCTTACTCCACTTCTAAATACAATTTATTCTGAATTGTTAACTCAAGAATCTCATAATAGAAGACAAACTTGTGAAAGAAATCATCTCTTCCCTTAAATCTATGCAGTTTTTACTTAATGAGCAAGTTCTTTGGGTTCTGAAGGAGTCTGAAATTGCCAAGACCCTGCAAACATCCCCACTCTACAAACATGAATTATTCTAGTCTTCTAAATCTCCTTCTGCAAAACAGCAGCTCAGTGTGAGAAAACAGCCCACACAAACCAGAAGCAGTCTTTCACTTCTCACTTAAGCAAGACAAGAAATCAAACTGAGCCCTGTCTTCCAGTCAGCTTTAATTATTGTACTAGAAATACCACACTTCCACTAACAGATGTACCCCTTGGACACAAAATCAATAACTAGAAAGACTAGAACTTGCACACTGCACAATCATTTTCTATGAATTCCTTAAACACCCTTAGGTCTGGTCTTAGAAAATGGAGGTTATTTAAAaactcttttaaaataaatagaaacaaTTAGCACAACTTCAGTCTttgtaacatttttattttcgctctgatttaaaacacaaaaacatGTAAAAGCACCATCATGTTGCACGTGATTCCTTCTTGCTACcaatatatacacacacactgagTCCTTATCACAGAGGTTATTCACAAGCTTAAATCCAAAGGTAAGAGCCAAGCCTGACAGCATTTAGGTATTTATACTGCTGCTTTTATATAGATAAAGGAAATGTACTGCAtgagctgcttctcctccccTGGAGGCTGGTGGTCAGGAAGGCAGATGTGCTCTGGACATTAGCTCCAAGTGCTACAAATCTCCTCCCATAAAAAGATCATAATATCCCAACGGAGGCaagtcccagctgcagaggagccaaCGATGGATTTGAGCCGAGTGCCACAGGTGAGAAAGCCTTATGGACTGTAAGCAGTGAAGCAGAAGATGCTTTCTAATACATTTAACTCCATGACATTTGAATAAAAGGCAGATCTCAAGACTGCAGTGCACTGCTATACAGGAGGAATGTAACATTATTTTCCTGATCTGGAAGTGGCATTACATTATGTCACTATAACCTAGTCCCCACTGAATTCACATTCAGAATTTTTATACAATCTACTGGCAGGCTATAGAATAGAATTCTATCCAATATTAAAAATTCAGTTTAATAGATCTGATTTTTGCCTGGACAACTAGATAAAGTTACTCAAGAAAATCCAACTAGTCATCTCACTGGAAGCAGAGAAATGCCTTGGCACTATAATACAAAATTTATGAGCTATGGTTCCACAGCATAACTTTTATCCTGAAAGATTAAACTGTACCttttacataaataaaaatattaaagagagatttttttttagaagacTACTAAACTACCACCAGTGATTCAACAGTGTCTGGGATAAAGCACATCCAAAAATATATGTAAACTCTGTTACTAGGGAATCCAAATTAtgatagaaataaaaatctagGGAAAATACACAGAGATAAGTAAATGAAGGGCTGTGAGAAAGGGTTAATTCTTagacacattttttaaaagagcatGACTCTTTTCTCTTTGGAAGCAAATTTATGCAGGAATACTTAACAGATATTAATATATTCTCCATGGAATAAGAGGAAAATCTACAACAGGTTTCAGGAAAAGCTGGATGAAATTAATAGCATTACTAAACATCAAGGCCTTATACTAGAGATTCTCTGTCTAATGCAATatgcaagcagaaaaaaaaaactcatcCTTTATTTCCATTCCTTTACATAACAAAGCAAACATCTTTTTGGGCATCTAAATTAGCTATTAAGATTCTGCCAAGAGAAGACAAACTACCCCCTAGAAGGTCTACACCAGCACCTACAGTGTGCATTAAGAAATGCAGCTCACTCTTCCTCTGCTTTATCTAAGAGTACCAAAAGCACAAATTGTGTTGctacacaaataaaaaaaaaaaatcactacaaTCAGTATGTCTGGGAAAGGAATTAATTCAGAATAATTATAAACAAAAAGCATCACTAGAAGGCatctgaaataatgaaaaatgggGTGATTACTTACTGGAAATGGAAATTCTGCTATACTTTATACATAAGAATAGTAATATTGTTAATGAAAAAAGCTATATGCAGATTTATTTTAGCCTacttcttccctttccccttaAAGTATAACAATTAAACTAAAGCTAACTAATATGCCATAAATAAGATTTGAAGGACATGTTTCAGCAAGGACCAACAAATACCAAAGACGTAGAAGATTCTGCACTAAAATTCACCTACTTTCTTGAAAGACAAGTCTTCCTTTAAAAAGGATTAATAACTTTGCTAAAATTAGTGCTgcctgtatttttttccagattcaAGCTTGTTGCTTGTTTAGAGCACTTACAAAAGGAAAGTTACacaaatcccaggatggttggggttggaagagacctctggaaatcatcaagtccaacctccctgctgaagcaggcTTGCCTAGAACAGGTTGCACAAGATAATTCCAGGCAGgttttgaacatttccagatAAGGATACAAaacctccctggacagcctgttccagggctttATCACACTCAAAGTACAGAAGATTTTCCTAATATTTAGATTACACTTTTTGTGGTTTGATTTGTGCCTTCTGTCCCTTGTCCCTTCAATGGGCACTACTGAAAAGTCTGGCCCCACCATTTTGACACCTGTCCTTAAGATTTGTATGTGGTGGCAGGATCCCATCTCATCTTAACTGGCTGAAATAAACAATAGCACAAACTACCAGTAATGTGCTCCTCTTTATGGTTCTCACCAGGAAAAAGTGCTCATAATTCTATTTTGGCTGTGTTTCCTGTTTTTATAGGCCAAATTCACTCAAGAAAGCCCTGATTTGTTGGGAGAAAAATCCCCTTTATGCCCTTGACCTTTCTAAGGAAATCTTTCCCTTTTCAAACTTGAAGTATACAATAGGTCAAGCAGTTTTAACTGactctttaatttttattagaCCATCAATTCAATTAACATTCCAAAAGTGATACTTTGGCACAATTCATATAAAACAATTCTTCCAAAGAAGTTCACTTAAATGGGCCTTTTATTGTTAGGACAAATAACACACTGAGAAGTTATGCAAGAATGCCAGCGTGGTGTGCTGCACATCACATGTCAAACTCTGCAAGATGTGGTTAATGATCTACAGGATCATCTGAACATTATCTGAAGAATAAGGGTTGTTGCAATGTGC contains the following coding sequences:
- the RAB20 gene encoding ras-related protein Rab-20, coding for MKKPDGKVVLLGDMNVGKTSLLHRYMERRFQETVSTVGGAFYLKQWGQYNISIWDTAGREQFHGLGSMYCRGAAAVILTYDVNSLQSLTELEERFLALTDSASADCIFAIVGNKVDLSDDCALAPDENRPGKSGASCGSKVRKQVRAEDAIALYKKILKYKMLDEKDVPAAEKMCFETSAKTGYKVDYLFETVFEMVVPIIIRQKAEGPPQTVDITDYKPAKRTKSGCCA